The Erigeron canadensis isolate Cc75 chromosome 4, C_canadensis_v1, whole genome shotgun sequence genome window below encodes:
- the LOC122598516 gene encoding ranBP2-type zinc finger protein At1g67325-like, translating into MSQIDNRNSSAVKRARTDGGRREDDWTCPSCANVNFSFRTTCNMRNCTQPRPADHNSKSAPRQTPTHQGYSSSSPYAGSGAPSSMYVGAPPYTPNLFNGTSVPPYDAPLSSGSAYHYNYNSRLPGGNLYRPLQFANTLPYSGGPMIGTGGLYGLPQLMEQFGLRLPLGQAAMGPRPGFFPEETSQKKDGTRENDWECPKCGNVNFSFRTVCNMRKCNTPKPGSQQTTKPAKSSNMPEGSWKCDQCNNINYPFRTKCNRQNCGAEKPLESEISPKEEEENEQ; encoded by the exons ATGTCTCAG ATCGATAACAGAAACTCGTCTGCTGTGAAACGTGCTCGGACCGATG GTGGTCGTAGGGAAGATGACTGGACATGTCCCAGCTGTGCAAATGTTAATTTTTCGTTTAGGACGACTTGCAATATGCGTAACTGTACGCAGCCTAGACCGGCTGATCATAATTCA AAATCTGCTCCGAGGCAAACGCCAACCCACCAGGGATACTCTTCTTCTTCCCCTTATGCAGGCTCCGGGGCACCCTCTTCAATGTATGTGGGTGCACCACCTTATACTCCTAATTTGTTCAATGGAACTTCTGTGCCTCCTTATGATGCTCCATTATCGAGTGGTTCCGCTTATCACTACAACTACAACAGCCGCCTGCCTGGAGGGAACCTCTATCGACCTCTGCAATTTGCTAACACTCTCCCTTATTCTGGTGGTCCCATGATAGGAACTG GTGGGTTGTATGGTTTACCTCAGCTGATGGAACAATTTGGTTTACGATTGCCCTTGGGGCAGGCTGCCATG GGTCCGCGGCCTGGATTTTTCCCGGAAGAGACGTCTCAAAAGAAAG ATGGAACACGAGAAAATGACTGGGAATGCCCGAAATGTGGAAATGTCAATTTTTCTTTCAGAACAGTTTGTAACATGAGGAAATGCAATACTCCTAAACCTGGATCTCAG CAGACTACAAAGCCAGCAAAGAGTTCCA ATATGCCCGAAGGGAGCTGGAAGTGCGACCAATGTAACAACATAAACTATCCTTTTAGGACCAAATGTAATAGACAGAATTGCGGTGCAGAGAAACCATTAGAATCTGAGATTTCTCCtaaagaagaggaagaaaatgAGCAG
- the LOC122596268 gene encoding non-specific lipid transfer protein GPI-anchored 1 — protein MAIATTKYRLVVVTVVSSIVVCLMGTSGMAQSTLAQQCSEKLPEVMTCVAFASGKEDKPQQKCCESVTDMKESNPACLCFLIQQIHNGTNPALQKMNIQESRLLQLPSACKIANASISDCPKLLKLPPNSPDAAIFNNVTNTVTPTIGGGTTSSPSTMGSYGFKHESPTIILVSIMVFVLFSLYFQ, from the exons atggcgATAGCAACAACAAAGTATCGTTTAGTAGTTGTGACGGTGGTAAGCAGTATTGTTGTATGTTTGATGGGAACAAGCGGTATGGCACAGTCGACGTTGGCGCAACAATGCTCCGAGAAGCTGCCGGAGGTGATGACGTGTGTCGCGTTTGCGTCGGGCAAAGAGGATAAGCCGCAACAAAAATGTTGTGAGTCGGTGACGGACATGAAAGAAAGTAACCCGGCATGTTTGTGTTTTTTGATACAACAGATACATAACGGAACAAATCCTGCCCTGCAGAAAATGAATATACAAGAAAGTAGGCTTCTTCAGTTGCCTTCTGCTTGTAAGATTGCTAATGCAAGCATCAGTGATTGTCCAA AACTTTTGAAATTGCCACCAAATTCACCTGATGCTGCGATCTTCAACAATGTTACAAATACCGTTACTCCAACAATAGGAGGAGGAACCACGTCATCTCCGTCTACAATGGGCTCATATGGCTTCAAGCATGAATCACCAACGATCATCTTAGTATCCATTATGGTTTTTGTACTATTTTCCTTGTATTTTCAGTAA